One genomic segment of Mangifera indica cultivar Alphonso chromosome 6, CATAS_Mindica_2.1, whole genome shotgun sequence includes these proteins:
- the LOC123218760 gene encoding exocyst complex component EXO70A1-like, producing MEPPESCAEDTGFESAEKIILKWDSTASEEAKEKMIFEGDRCEVDRYLQAVDEIQRSISSTGISDDAETKVNSALQIAMARLEDEFRNILLVNIHALDVESLSADSSSSRFLRTDSEVLTEGQDDQFDQEQDVALKHSESSTSVASSSYRSTSCIREIDLIPVEIIEDLKSIAQRMIAAGYLRECIQVYGSVRKSAVDASFKRLGVEKLSIGDIQRLEWDTVETKIRKWIRAAKVCVRVLFASEKRLCEQIFEGVGTSIDDSCFMETVKGPAIQLFNFAEAISISKRSPEKLFKILDLHDALEELLPDIEVVFYSKSSDSIRVQATEILSRLAEAARGILSEFENAVLREPSRVPVPGGTIHPLTRYVMNYISLISDYKQTLIELIMSKPSTGSRYSGDPTTPDMDFSELEEKTPLALHLIWIIVILQFNLESKSSHYKDTSLPHLFMMNNVHYIVQKIKGSPELREMIGDDYLKKMTGKFRQAATNYQRATWVKILHCLRDEGLHVSGGFSSGVSKSALRERFKTFNAMFEEVHRTQAMWLVPDSQLREELRISISEKLIPAYRSFLGRFRIHIESGKHPENYIKYSVEDLETAVLDFFEGYPVSQHLRRRFQ from the coding sequence ATGGAACCACCGGAAAGTTGTGCTGAAGACACAGGTTTTGAATCAGCTGAGAAGATTATTCTGAAATGGGATTCAACAGCCTCGGAAGAAGCAAAGGAGAAGATGATTTTTGAAGGTGATAGATGTGAAGTGGATCGGTACTTACAAGCTGTGGATGAAATCCAACGGTCAATATCATCCACAGGTATCTCTGATGATGCTGAAACAAAAGTCAACTCTGCTCTTCAGATCGCCATGGCTAGACTTGAAGATGAGTTTAGAAATATTTTACTTGTTAACATTCATGCTTTGGATGTTGAGTCTCTTTCAGCTGATTCCAGTTCTTCCAGGTTTTTAAGAACTGATAGCGAAGTACTCACTGAAGGTCAAGATGATCAATTTGATCAAGAACAAGATGTTGCTCTGAAGCACAGTGAGTCAAGTACTAGTGTTGCTTCATCTAGTTACAGGTCAACAAGCTGTATAAGGGAGATAGATCTGATACCAGTGGAAATTATTGAGGATCTGAAGTCGATTGCTCAAAGAATGATTGCTGCAGGGTATCTAAGAGAGTGTATTCAGGTGTACGGAAGTGTGAGAAAGTCAGCAGTGGATGCAAGTTTCAAGAGATTAGGAGTTGAGAAGTTGAGTATTGGAGATATTCAAAGACTTGAGTGGGATACAGTTGAGACAAAGATAAGGAAATGGATTAGGGCGGCTAAAGTTTGTGTGAGGGTGTTGTTTGCAAGTGAGAAAAGGTTGTGTGAGCAAATCTTTGAAGGGGTCGGAACATCTATTGATGATTCTTGTTTTATGGAGACAGTGAAGGGGCCTGCTATTCAGTTGTTTAATTTTGCTGAGGCTATAAGTATAAGCAAGAGATCACCTGAGAAGTTATTCAAGATATTGGATTTACATGATGCTTTGGAGGAGTTGTTACCTGATATAGAGgttgttttttattcaaaatcttcTGATTCAATTCGAGTGCAGGCTACGGAGATTCTTTCGAGATTGGCTGAAGCTGCAAGAGGGATTTTATCTGAGTTTGAGAATGCTGTATTGAGGGAGCCATCAAGGGTTCCAGTGCCTGGAGGGACTATTCATCCATTGACTAGGTATGTGATGAATTATATCAGTTTGATTTCTGATTATAAGCAGACTTTGATTGAGCTTATAATGTCAAAACCATCGACTGGCTCTAGATATTCGGGTGATCCAACGACCCCGGATATGGATTTTTCTGAATTGGAGGAGAAGACTCCATTAGCACTTCATTTGATATGGATAATTGTGATTCTGCAATTTAATTTGGAGAGTAAATCCAGCCATTACAAAGATACATCTTTACCACATTTGTTTATGATGAACAATGTTCACTATATTGTTCAAAAAATAAAGGGCTCACCTGAATTGAGGGAAATGATTGGTGATGATTATTTGAAGAAGATGACTGGGAAGTTCAGGCAGGCCGCGACTAATTACCAGAGAGCAACTTGGGTGAAGATTTTGCATTGCTTGAGAGATGAGGGTCTCCATGTAAGTGGGGGATTTTCATCGGGAGTCTCAAAGAGTGCTTTGAGAGAGAGGTTCAAGACCTTCAATGCTATGTTTGAGGAGGTTCATAGGACTCAAGCAATGTGGTTGGTACCGGATTCTCAGCTTAGGGAGGAGCTGAGGATATCTATATCTGAGAAGTTGATTCCAGCTTATAGGTCATTTCTTGGCAGGTTCAGGATCCATATTGAGAGTGGAAAACATCCAGAGAATTACATAAAGTATTCGGTTGAGGACTTGGAGACTGCTGTCTTGGATTTCTTTGAGGGGTACCCTGTATCCCAGCACTTAAGGAGGAGATTTCAGTGA